The Myxococcota bacterium genome has a segment encoding these proteins:
- a CDS encoding DoxX family protein, with amino-acid sequence MDLSSLLTASSDGAVDLALLVVRLFIGPCFVVHALGKLGVVGSGSLDGFAAWLADLGVPFAALQARMAMLSELVGGVLLAVGLFTRPAALVLIFTMLVAGTVGHRGAGYLITNDPPGAEYTINLAAICAAVLIAGPGALSLDAALF; translated from the coding sequence ATGGACCTGTCGAGCCTGTTGACCGCGAGCAGCGACGGCGCCGTCGATCTCGCCCTGCTCGTCGTCCGCCTGTTCATCGGGCCCTGCTTCGTCGTGCACGCGCTCGGCAAGCTCGGCGTGGTCGGCAGCGGGAGCCTCGACGGGTTCGCCGCGTGGCTCGCCGACCTCGGCGTTCCGTTCGCGGCCCTGCAGGCGCGCATGGCGATGCTCTCCGAGCTCGTCGGCGGAGTGCTCCTCGCGGTCGGGCTCTTCACGCGCCCGGCGGCGCTGGTGCTGATCTTCACGATGCTCGTCGCGGGCACCGTCGGTCACCGCGGCGCGGGCTACCTGATCACGAACGACCCGCCCGGCGCGGAGTACACGATCAACCTGGCGGCGATCTGCGCGGCCGTCCTGATCGCGGGCCCCGGCGCGCTCTCGCTCGACGCCGCGCTCTTCTAG
- a CDS encoding MBL fold metallo-hydrolase, with protein sequence MTTPPVMLGMQLPDVDAWSERVLVALGQNPSAFTGPGTNTYLVGTGAARILVDPGQGLDAYLPVLERAIERAGGVAIERIALTHGHPDHIGGCEQVMRRYGEVPVHKCPWPEVDGTYPFAIEPLRDGERVATEGATLRAVHTPGHAPDHLCFVLEEEGALFSGDNVLGVGTTVIPSQSGDLGAYMASLERLLAEAPTRIYPAHGPCIEDGVAKVREYIAHRRERDTQILAAIEAGATTVGEIVKIVYAAYPEALHAAAGQSVTSHLRKLEREGRARRADPDEDALVARWTSARS encoded by the coding sequence ATGACGACACCCCCCGTGATGCTCGGAATGCAGCTCCCCGACGTGGATGCGTGGAGCGAGCGCGTCCTCGTCGCGCTCGGCCAGAACCCGAGCGCCTTCACGGGCCCCGGCACGAACACCTACCTCGTCGGCACCGGCGCGGCGCGCATCCTCGTCGACCCCGGCCAGGGCCTCGACGCCTACCTCCCCGTGCTCGAGCGCGCGATCGAGCGCGCGGGCGGCGTCGCGATCGAGCGCATCGCGCTCACGCACGGCCACCCCGACCACATCGGCGGCTGCGAGCAGGTGATGCGGCGCTACGGCGAGGTGCCGGTGCACAAGTGCCCGTGGCCCGAGGTCGACGGCACCTACCCGTTCGCGATCGAGCCGCTCCGCGACGGCGAACGCGTCGCGACCGAGGGCGCGACGCTGCGCGCCGTGCACACGCCCGGCCACGCGCCCGACCACCTGTGCTTCGTGCTCGAGGAGGAAGGCGCGCTCTTCTCGGGCGACAACGTGCTCGGCGTCGGGACCACGGTGATCCCGTCGCAGAGCGGCGACCTCGGCGCCTACATGGCCTCGCTCGAGCGGCTGCTGGCCGAGGCGCCGACGCGCATCTACCCCGCGCACGGGCCGTGCATCGAGGACGGCGTCGCGAAGGTGCGCGAGTACATCGCGCACCGCCGCGAGCGCGACACGCAGATCCTCGCGGCGATCGAGGCCGGCGCGACGACGGTCGGCGAGATCGTGAAGATCGTCTACGCCGCGTATCCCGAGGCGCTCCACGCGGCCGCGGGCCAGTCGGTGACGTCGCACCTGCGCAAGCTCGAGCGCGAGGGGCGCGCGCGCCGCGCCGACCCGGACGAGGACGCGCTGGTCGCGCGCTGGACGTCGGCGCGGAGCTAG
- a CDS encoding metallopeptidase TldD-related protein encodes MSEPTHADAAEIAARAIARARAAGAAACDVVLVASRSSEARVRDREIDFVKQARERGLGIRVLVRDPKRGAGLSSAVTSTSDLAPAAVDRMAEETVALARATAPDPHAGLPEEGFARDAAGLDLDLYEAADADVPIEARIDDAFAAEAAARATDPRIANSEGTQVGSDASFVTYANSEGFVGSYASGAHSLFCEPLARDARGMQRDWWMTVARRLAALERPERVGRTAAERALRRLGARRVATCRVPVIFDAVTAPSLVRHVAACASGGAVYRESTFLAGRLGDAIASERVTIVDDGRLRGGLGSKPFDGEGLPTRRNVLVDGGRLRTWLLDSYAARKLGMASTGNASRGVGSAPGVGTTNLWLEPGDGGTLADIVAATDRGLLVTELIGMGFNPVTGDYSRGAAGLWIENGEIAYPVEEITIAGHLGDMLAAIDRVGSELAWLGAAASPPLRIAEMTIAGEGSG; translated from the coding sequence ATGAGCGAGCCGACCCACGCCGACGCGGCCGAGATCGCCGCGCGCGCGATCGCGCGCGCGCGCGCCGCGGGCGCCGCCGCCTGCGACGTCGTGCTCGTCGCGTCGCGCTCGAGCGAGGCGCGCGTGCGCGACCGCGAGATCGACTTCGTGAAGCAGGCGCGCGAGCGCGGGCTCGGAATCCGCGTGCTCGTGCGCGACCCGAAGCGCGGCGCGGGCCTGTCGTCCGCCGTCACCTCGACGAGCGACCTCGCGCCCGCGGCCGTCGATCGCATGGCCGAGGAGACGGTCGCGCTCGCGCGCGCGACGGCGCCCGACCCGCACGCGGGCCTCCCCGAGGAAGGCTTCGCGCGCGACGCGGCCGGGCTCGACCTCGACCTGTACGAGGCCGCCGACGCGGACGTCCCGATCGAGGCGCGCATCGACGACGCCTTCGCGGCCGAGGCCGCGGCGCGCGCGACCGACCCGCGCATCGCGAACTCCGAGGGCACGCAGGTCGGCTCCGACGCGAGCTTCGTCACGTACGCGAACAGCGAGGGCTTCGTCGGGAGCTACGCGAGCGGCGCGCACTCGCTCTTCTGCGAGCCGCTCGCGCGCGACGCGCGCGGCATGCAGCGCGACTGGTGGATGACCGTCGCGCGGCGACTCGCCGCGCTCGAGCGCCCCGAGCGCGTCGGCCGCACCGCCGCCGAGCGCGCGCTGCGGCGGCTCGGCGCGCGCCGCGTCGCGACCTGCCGCGTCCCCGTGATCTTCGACGCCGTCACCGCGCCGAGCCTCGTGCGCCACGTGGCCGCGTGCGCGTCGGGCGGCGCCGTCTACCGGGAGTCGACCTTCCTCGCCGGCCGCCTCGGCGACGCGATCGCGAGCGAGCGCGTCACGATCGTCGACGACGGGAGGCTCCGCGGCGGGCTCGGCTCGAAGCCCTTCGACGGAGAGGGACTGCCGACGCGTCGCAACGTCCTCGTCGACGGAGGACGCCTGCGCACGTGGCTGCTCGACAGCTATGCGGCGCGCAAGCTCGGGATGGCCTCGACCGGCAACGCCTCGCGCGGCGTCGGCAGCGCGCCGGGCGTCGGCACCACGAACCTGTGGCTCGAGCCGGGCGACGGCGGCACGCTCGCCGACATCGTCGCCGCGACCGACCGCGGCCTGCTCGTGACCGAGCTCATCGGCATGGGCTTCAACCCCGTGACGGGCGACTACTCGCGCGGCGCGGCGGGCCTGTGGATCGAGAACGGCGAGATCGCGTATCCGGTCGAGGAGATCACGATCGCGGGCCACCTCGGCGACATGCTCGCGGCGATCGACCGGGTGGGCTCGGAGCTCGCGTGGCTCGGTGCGGCCGCGTCGCCACCGCTGCGCATCGCGGAGATGACGATCGCCGGCGAGGGAAGCGGATGA